In Mercenaria mercenaria strain notata chromosome 13, MADL_Memer_1, whole genome shotgun sequence, the DNA window CTGCAATGGCTCTAAAACTTTAATGAATGATTGCCAGAAGCCTCAAGGTTACAGCTTTCATACTTAAAGGGATGCTTGCTAGTGGTCTAAAGACGactcataattatataaatgttttaggAATGATCAGGTGTAATGTCTAAGTGACCTTTATCTTGTCAATAACATGGGAATGCTTGGGTCTTTGGCCATCAAATTTCATGGaatgattgcctatggtcagtagatgaccctgttGAAACTGGGATCATTAGGTTAAAAGATAAGGTCAATATTAACTttagactgaaaatagtttctgatCAGTATCTGGAAATGCTTGTGTCTGCAACTGAAATTTGATAGAATCATTGAACAAACCTGGGCCTGAGACTTTTAagacttaataggatgattacctgtggttggtaaatgaccccaattgtttCAGGGGTCAGAAAGTTAtggttaaagggaattcctatagttttttatgcgcatctttctgcgcagccgacactttctatggaaaactgaactgaagtcaacatttgttgaaacatgttacagacaatcttaaatatggtgaattttgaatgaaataacatttttggaaagttttatcagtaatcaaatgttgatactggtttatgttgtattgacaagtatcatgccagacagatatcttgctatttttgtggttgtgttttcacatcccattttagtacaaagacagtgttgttcatataatgtaagatgattgacttagtactgataagacaatatcacctttcagattatttagtattcaattatagaaagaattaagaatttttaaaacttttttttaacttctagcagacatacatgtaatcaatttggccaggttcgcgccatttccgtccaaacaggtgttgtattctagcggtcttaacataaaatttagcctggtgacccatacatttttagccatttttagctcgactattcatagaatagtagagctattggactcgcccatgcgtccgcatccgcgtccgcgtcccgatttggttaagtttttgtatgtaagctggtatctcagcaaccacttgtgggaatggattgaaacttcacacacttattcactgtgataaactgacttacattgcacaggttccataactctgttttgcttttttacaaaattatgccccttttatgacttagaaatttttggttaaggttttgtatgtaagctggtatctcagtaaccacttgtgggaatggattgaaacttcacacacttatttactgtgataaactgacttacattgcacaggttccataactctattttgcttttttacaaaattatgcccctttttcgacttagaatcttttggttaaggttttgtatgtaagctggtatctcagtactcactaacgggattggattgaaacttcacacacttgttcactgtcatgatctgacatgcacaaagcaggtcccataactttattttgcttttttacaaaattatgcccctttttcaacatagaaatttttggttaagtttttggatgtaagctggtatctcagtatccactaatgggaaaggattgaaacttcacacactagttcactgtcatgagctgatatgcactatgcaggttccataaccctattttacttttttactaaattatgcccctttttcgactttcttattcattcaagcgacaaggctgttaaatagtcgagcgttgctgtcctccgacagctcttgttatgctcacaatacaattatctatacactagaaaagcaggaaaaaattctatgaaagagttttttcaaaatttaaaaatatattcttcactatgggtatttttcattgaaaaaagttcacaaaagtaaatatgaaacaatattttttttttcatttgttcccattattgtaaggatagagtattacaagtatgactatgatatcaaataagtatataataaaatctgtaaaaagaaaaaaaaatgtattgtgctgtcttgatgtatattttggttggtatttatgaaaaagcagaaaattatgaaaatgttgaaaaatcgctggcagtttcagcaacagtgggtgtgttcaaatcaatttttcacaaaaacaagcctggtgacctattgtttttatttgttcattgttttcagcacaaattttcctatcatacatgtgaatttaaaaaaattctatgaaaggaaaaaaactataggaattctctttaaggtcACTGTGAAATTGAGACTTAATACTGGTTTCCAGTCATGGCTGGAGAATTAAAGGGTATATTGCCATCAAAAAATATAGCATGTGTGTCTtttgtcagtagatgaccctattttACATGTTTGAGGGAGTTATTAGGTCAAGGTTCAAGGTTATAGTATACATGTGTTTTGAAATTATACACCCAGTTTCGGAATTCATCCAACATATCTTCATAGGATGCATTCATGTATGTGTTggttaaattgatttttttatgattttatagcTTTTGTACATGTCAGATATTGACAATAGCATTAATGGTAACAGATTGGGCAGAATTAACTTGATGTCACTGCTGGAACATATATCACTAATAATCACTTTATTTTTGTTACAATTGTGTGATGAGGGATTTATAAGGATGAAATTTAAGCGATGTTTTCGTTTAAGACAGCGTAATTTAGGTAGGCTTTATCTAATTTTCAGCTTTGAAAACACAAATTTACATTGGCAACGGAGACAACTGAGAGACAGTTTTGTTGTCatgaatttgttaaatattgataCATAAACCATAAAATGGTTCAGGACTCAAGTGGGTTAATTTGTAATAAAAGAAATGTAGATATGAGCATTcattaaatttttacttttgcaacaAGGAGCCGCAGTTTTCCATTGGAGTATAATTTGACGCATCattgacaatatttctattttcaaaacatttacacTGGCAATTTCAAACTTAGATACATTTCATGAGTGtgtttataatttgaaaaagtttaaCATGTTCCTATTGTGCCTGGGAATCACATTCTTTCTTGTTGGAACATTACTAGAAGATTGCTCTGATGTACTTACATGTAACACGTATGTTATTTTTTGCTTACATTTAGTAATCgtgataataaaaataactttgaTTGAAGGGGTAAAACAGGTACAGTATTACCGATGGGCTGTCTGCAGTATAAGTAGATTTTGTATTTTGGGGTAAAACTGGTTCATTAAGTTTGTttcatgtatgaaatttattttaacagTGAAAAGATctcaattactttaaaaaaaataacaaaaaggcAAGTTTATGCATCAGATCTGTTGTATTTTAAATCagttaaagaaacacattttacTAGGGTTTTATTTTGCTCAAAAGTTACAGAAATACGGTATGCATTTAGTAATCAGATGAATCATTATACTCAGTTTTCCACagttgtaaatttgaaaataatacctTTTTTACAATAGCAAATTTCACATAAAGTTTAAATGGAATAAGAATAGACAAAAGAAAATAAAGGTACCAGTTTATATTCAGAaggttaaaattaaataaaattcttaataatttttagcgcaactttttgaagaaaaaatagagctatttCACTTGTCCCGGTGTTGTCattgccattggttaaagtttttgataaagtcaaatatctctgttactatcaaagctattaactttaaacataaaataccAGTAGTTATTATATAAAGTTAGCCAGAGAGAAAGTCCCATACTCCGCTAGTGGAGAACGGTTTAACGAAGATTAGCAAGGCGAAACCTTGATAACTTTCAGGGCCTCTCTCAGTGAATACTATTCTCACCATCAAAGGTATATAACTTATAATGTATTGTTCTTGATTGTTAAAACATAAAGTCGATATCTGGAATTGTGTTTTGCAAAGTTATCTTTGATTGATGCGGAAACCTATTAATACAGATTTACAGATATTGGGATGAACTCACATTATATAATGAACGTGATTAACAGCACCAAGCGCCATAACTTCTTGTTTTGGAAAAAACCTATTATTGACAACCCATTTTGCTAGACGTCATTTGAACCAGTGAGCATGGTATGATTGCAAAGTTGTCTTTTGAagacaatatcgatcataaggaaCCCTGTCAACATGACCAGTATATTCATCTGTGCTACCATGatacaaacatattttctaaaacagaataGTGACTGATATCGTAGTTCGAAATACTGCAATGTGGACAGGATtaaatttactatcaaagtctacaccaggagaaacagtcccaaTAACTCCGCTTTTATTGTGGACATACTGGTATTAACAAAAGATTACTGCATCAGGTTGGATAACCCTTgcataaattttaacaaaattatgggCCCTCTCTTCTTGGACTTGAAGTGTTGAATACTAATTGTTCTCACCCAAGTCAAtacaggtattgaattgaaactgtatacatgtaatgATGTTATTGAGGTTGTTAAAACATGGGAAAGGTCTAGTCCTGAATTGTGTTTTGGTAAagtaatgcccctttttggacttggaaatgcaggaaattactatctccaaaactaagaTTTACAGATGTTTTGATGAAACATCACACAGATGTTGAGTGCAAATGAACATGATAacagcaccaagtcccataactcttaacTGGATTTGGAGAATATACCTATTCTTAGGTAGAAAATCCATTTTACTGACCAGTCTTTGAACAGTTGAGCATGCTGTCGTGATTTATTTAGAGTTGGTCCTTTTTTTGATTTGACAATTCATCAGGCACATAGGTAAACCCTTGAAGCATGCACCAGTATTACTCAGTCTGTAAAGAGCTGATCCTTTGtatgacataacatatttttccttttgaaaacaATGCAAAGTTAGTGCTTGGATATTTCTTTAGTTCGGATGGAAGTTAGCTAATGGGTGGCTATTTTGGTATGGAGTGTAAGAATCTTTCACATGTTGAAGGTGCGGATGAAAATACCTGGCTTGAGGGTATCTGTTTATGTGGTAATGGGGCTCTGCCTATTTAccacaaaacagttacccgagagccagatatttccattcaCACCTTCAACAGTTACTAGTGACTAGAGTCTTtatcttgcatgccatattcttcaATTTACAgaacaaatgcttttcttttgaggactattttattatagtacCATATGAATTTACACATCCATTCATAAATTGCAACACATGAGTCATCTTAACATCCCGGGGTGAAAGTTGAGTTTTTCTAGCACTggcaaaaacacaagaaattcctgtctggtatgcaaaaatgcacatttatgtgCATGTAATGATATTATGAGGAGCGCTGGTTCCTATTTTGACAATTGGCAAATTCGGTACACATACATACCAGTATTCATTTTGTGCATGCTTAACCCATTGATGTAGCTCATGTGAGAAAAAAGCCAAACTCATGTATGGAGAAATGTTATTGAGAATAAACTGCTGGTAATCATTACAGAGCTACTGTTTTCCATTGCTAgactattaactaattattatttttattttttcttcagcttCGCTATTGAAGTATATGAGTCTTGTCTTACTGACGGCTCAGAATGCTGTGTTTATCCTGTCGATGCGATATGTGCGGACACGTGAAGGTGACATGTTCTTCACAACAAGTGCTGTTATCCTGCAGGAAGCCATAAAATGTCTCCTCAGCCTGATCATAATCCTTGTACAGGTAAAACATTAAATGACTTGTCAGCCTGATCATAATCCTTTACAGGTAAAACATTAAATGTCTTGTCAAAACATTAAATGTCTCGTCAGCCTGATGGTAATCCTTGTACAGGTAAAACATTAAATGTCTTGTCAGCCTGATCATAATCCTTGTACTGGTAAAACATTAAATGTCTCCTCAGCCTGATCATAATCCTTGTACTGGTAAAACATTAAATGTCTCCTCAGCCTGATCATAGTCCTTGTACAGGTAAAACATTAAATGTCTCCTCAGCATGATCATTATCCTTGTACAGGTAAAACATTAACTGTCTCCTCAGCCTGATCGTTATCCTTGTACAGGTAAAACATTAGATGTATCCTCAGCCAGATCATAGTCCTTGTACAGGTAAAACATTAAATGTCTCCTCAGCCTGATCATAGTCCTTGTACTggtaaaacattaaatttctccTCAGCCTGACCATAGTCCTTGTACTGGTAAAATATTAAATGTCTCCTCAGCCTGATCGTAGTCCTTGTACTGGTAAAACATTAAATGTCTCCTCAGCCTGATCGTAATCCTTGTACAGGTAAAACATTAAATGTCTCCTCAGCCTGATCATAATCCTTGTTCAGGTAAAACATTAAATGTCTCCTCAGCCTGATCATTATCCTTGTACAGGTAAACCATTGTCTCCTCAGCCTGATTGTTATCCTTGTACAGGTAAAACATTGAATGTCTCCTTAATTTCATTATTATCCTTGTACAGGTAAAATATCAAATGATATGATATTTCAGCCTCATCAGTATCCTTATTCAggtaaaatcttaaaatatctctTCAGCCTCATCATTATCTTTGTACAGGTAAAACATAATATATCTTGTCATCCTAATAAAAAGGTAGTGGTTTCACATTTATGTAATTATTTGCAGGTGCATAATAATagaatatatttattgttgatgCACAGAGTTACAAAGGgtgtcatattttgaaatttaaaaaaagcaacatatctttattgagccatgccatgagaaaaccaacatagtgggtttgcgaccagcatggatccagaccagcctgcacatctgcgcagtctggtcaggatccatgctgttcgctaatggtttctctcattgcaataggctttgaaagcgaacagcatggatcctgaccagactgcgcggatgcgcaggctggtctggatccatgctggtcgcaaacacactatgttggttttctcatggcacggctcagaacAAGTTTCCTCTTGTATTTAAACATGGAAATATACACATGTTTGTTGTATTTCATCTTATCTGGTTCCATTaagcaaacaaaagaaacaaattgataaaagtaaataaattaaattatgtttgctaaaaCAAAAGACAATAAGAATCCTTAGAATGgccttaaaacattatttaattggcatgaaaaaaatcattttcctcaatattctgttgttttattCTTATTTGTATGACACATTAATGTTTTGTAGATGTGACACGAATATCCAAGATATGATGTGAAAATCCAAAGAGGTCATTTTGGAGTACCAGTGGCCATAGATTCAGATTAGAACGAGATCAGAATTTTACCATGTTTACATACTGGAAGAACTTTCTCCATATTTGAAACTGCAGGAATATATCACactacatttgaaatatttttttcttgcaggAGGGGTCAGTAAAGGGGTGGTTACTTCACTTGAATGACAACATTCTCCGAAATCCTCTAGACTGTATCAAAGTATCTGTACCATCACTAATTTATACGCTGCAGAACAATCTCATTTTCATTGGTGTTTCCAACCTTGATGCTGCAGTTTTCCAGGTATgctatttttaacctttagcctgctaaatttctaaaatgaactggtctatcattAAATTCGGGCAGTACCATTTAGTATTGGAAGGGATgtttgaaaatatactgactgaatagcgaacagtgcagaccatgatcagcctgcacatacaatggataaggcacctgccccgcaatcgggaggtcaaaggttcgagccctgtcagaggcgggacTTGTTACTGAAGAGGGACTGGTTGGTGAGCcaccagctagttaaataatggttaccgattgcctacctgcctcaggtgcctggcattaaaaaaataggaatcgggaagtaatgctgttcaatgtatgtaggtgtctcataagccaacttggtatgtccctttcagtaggggtgacactataataaacaaacactttacttacttacaattttttataaaattttatgtaGGTATGTTAAAGAAGCATGCAGAACCTTAAAGTGTAATATTAATTGTGCtataaaacattcatatttaaGTTTAGGCAGAGGAGATGAAAGTAATGAAAGTTCAAACATATCggcaagttttattttatgacaattttGTATCCTAATCTCCATCTATGCAGGTGATATAGCAAAGTCATGTAATAAGAGTAGGTTACACAGGAAAGAAATAATAAGCTTGAGTTACATTTGTCAGGTAATACAACTGAACTCAGTTCCttatttcttcttcaaaaaaaagttaaatgtttaTAGTATATTTTGCTGGACTGTATGATAAAATGAAACTTATTTTAAAGTAGGAACCACAGATGTTTATATTAAtcaacacacataaaacaacagtgctttacatttaaaaacaagaaaaaaatatacctAACTGCTGACCATTTGGGTGACTTGTTACCCTATTTGCCcacattaaatgataaaaaagaccCTCATATGATAAAGAGAAACTATCTGTGGTTCAATATTAGGCCTTTTTACTGTTGTAATTGAATACTGTATTTTCCATAATTAACACACCCTACTCCCCTCCtataaaccccccccccccccccccacacacacacacacatattcttcaaaaacaaataaacttatTTTAAGTTAATTAAGATTTATTAAGATCATAAGTGAATACCAGCTCTGTGATAGTACTataattgttaaaatttgtttgttagaAATTGGATTCATAgttcatatttattaaacaaatgtaaatatgaaatactttatttttaGGACTGTTTAATAAATGCACCCTTTCGCTTAAGGTAACACCCCTGTGGGTgttaataagggaatatatggtaCTGTCATTTCTTTATCTTGGGGTTTCCTCCTAGAGATTCAATTTTGCCTGATAAATTGGAAGTGTTTTGAGTTCAGATACAACATTTGCATGTGAAAGTGTTGATAGTTATCTCACAGATTCTGATGAAGTCAAGGGAGATGTCATGTGACCACTTATTTCTATACCCACTATGTTAGTCCAGTATGCAGAGCACAAGACTGTGACTTAAAATGTCTTGAATTTTTATTCATGGTTCTTCGAAGTTAATACAATACAGTCAAGCTTCATTTTCTCGAACTCAAGGGAActagcaaaatttgttcgagctCTCAGTAGTTCGAGTCatcaaacaataaaaatttaTAGATACGTTGTTGGGACCTGACAGtgagtggtgctggaattatcaGAGTTCAAGCAAACAGAGTTTTAACTGTATGTCTCGTATCAGGTGTCCTTTGATGAGGAAGTTATTATCTGCGGCCTGAAGGctgcaggtatattggaatgcaacgagtagtatagcacatggggactgggtgatttcacgtgactttttaccgatatgcgattggcttatcgcatttatggaacgccgtttttgcaatatagctagcactctatatgatatatagagaaatgtttgtgacttagattcctcattcattatttcatatagtttattcaaactttcagcaatgatcaatattgataccttgttgtgcataagggttttcatgttaattgctcttcaatttcctagattatggtcctgtgttgtcaagcaagtccaggtgaaggcatgaatcacatttgtgaaagctctagtaaagtatttcaatagtcaaggaatgcgaccagttgagctaaaagttatgttatacatgaaagggaaatatagttatttttgctcaaaacaaaactttcagaattaagaaatacatagttcatatatctacttgtaaatcatgtagaatggagtaatatttcttacattaaagcgtaatggtataatagaaacaaaacaagtacgttattcaaatatactatcaacaatttctggtctgtataacttatggccgcaggaaatcttttgaCTTGTCAGTTATTTGTAGAGAACTAATTATTTCTGTTGGGAACAAACAGTATACAGCTGTTCCATAGCAGAAAAATCTGTTTTATAGTGTGGAACAAGGATgtgaaactgaaacaaacaaaaaatctacaAACTGCTTACACATCATATTATGATAAATGTCCCCTGGCAGAAAACTATGttacatgaaaatttatacattaaTTGTATTTTCTGGTAACAGCTTGTTTTACATTCATTCTATAGCATAATCTGCTTAACGCCTGACTGAAAATTTCCTGAAATGAAGCCGGTCCTTAACAGTTTATTGTTTAGCATGCTGTCTGGTGCATATGTAAAAATAGCACTTCTTCACAATCAGAAAAACTATCTATAAATTGTTAGATATCCTATTAACCTTCAGATATTTTAATGGTTTTGTGTAAATGGTAAATTACAgccatttttttgttgttttttttttttacacttgaGAAATATGAGTTTTTGCTAAGTTGTTGTAATGTTGTGTGGCATCATTCTATGAAATCATTAACTCTCATCATGCTGGACAAACtctcatcatgctggacatgactgattttgccattgcgaccagtgtagatcatgatcagtctgcacatctgtgcagtctgatcatgatctgcactgttcgccattcggtcggttttaacagttaatggtactgtccaagttgaaagatggagaggttcattatagaaatttagcaggtacaggttaattttggtaaattaaaccacaaaatttcatgccaacaaaattaattgaatttacagtaaattgcatttttgaacattttgcaaGCTTTACAGCTGATGAGTTTTATGTTTACCATGGGTTCATGATCAACTGGGTAACCTGTCACTTTTGCATCTCTGAATAGTTAGATATTTATCTGGTATTGAGTTAAATCTATAAATGCACACAAAAGTTTTTATCTTAAAGACTAAGAATGACCTACTTTTCCTCTagtgaaatttcatgaaaattattcagGTACAGTTTGATAATGCAATAATTCTATCAGTTGACAGGTGTACAAATTTAAGGTCCTACCTAATTCATTTTGTTAACGTGCCTTATTTGTCAGTTTAAATGAAGAAATGGTAACATAGAAATGAGTTATGTCTGTCCTTTACACTTAGTGTGTGGTGCCTAATGCTgcctagtctggctaccgactagataatctgttttttatttaaaaaaaataattctgtaaaaaattctgacttcatcagtcctgggtctgattatctatgtttttagaagacaagggacataattatacaaaattttaatagcctcaggagttctctcatttgaaacaaaacatacggtctgaacacagactaaatGCTGCCATCTAAGGAGGGATTTGAAATTACTTATCACAGTTGACCCCAATTGAGATTAGGATTCTTCCTTAAAGTATCTTTGACTGGGTCACTATAGACATTAGCGGCTGATTAGCATGACCTAATTTTGTCTGACTGCATGCTTTGTAGCCACCTTTACACCTAGACAGACTTTTGATTCATGTGAATAATTTGAGGtcatgatattttaaaaatttaagcacAATCAGAGATATGAAAAACTTGTTAGATGaacagtatttttatttatgaaataaatacaggGCCTCAGCAATACAAATTGCTGTCAGAatgtaaaaattacattttatatctTGACACAAAAACATCATGTAGCATGactaaagtttcatttaaatagaACTGTACtaaatatcattaattttgaatattttcaggtAACATACCAATTGAAGATATTAACAACTGCTGTTTTATCAGTGATTATGCTGAAGAAACAGTTGTCTAAAGTACAGTGGGTAGCGCTTGTTATTTTGTTTGTCGGCGTTTCTACAGTACAGTTACAACCAGAAAACATCAGCAAGTCAAAAAGTTCAGTCCCGCAGAATCCATTTATTGGACTTGTAGCTGTTATAACAGCCTGTGTTATGTCTGGATTTGCTGGTGTGTattttgagaagattttaaagGGAACGTCGCAGTCAGTTTGGTTGAGAAATGTGCAGTTAGGAGGTATTGGGACCGTCGTTGGTTACATCACCATGGAGCTTAGTGACGGTGCTGCTGTCAGGGAAAAAGGGTTTTTCATTGGTTATGACAAATGGGTGTGGTTTGTGATTCTGTTACAATCGTGCGGAGGTCTGATCGTAGCGGTTGTAGTGAAATATGCAGACAATATTCTAAAAGGTTTTGCTACCTCTGCA includes these proteins:
- the LOC123529157 gene encoding UDP-galactose translocator-like; this encodes MTSTETSKESQPKAMELNSASLLKYMSLVLLTAQNAVFILSMRYVRTREGDMFFTTSAVILQEAIKCLLSLIIILVQEGSVKGWLLHLNDNILRNPLDCIKVSVPSLIYTLQNNLIFIGVSNLDAAVFQVTYQLKILTTAVLSVIMLKKQLSKVQWVALVILFVGVSTVQLQPENISKSKSSVPQNPFIGLVAVITACVMSGFAGVYFEKILKGTSQSVWLRNVQLGGIGTVVGYITMELSDGAAVREKGFFIGYDKWVWFVILLQSCGGLIVAVVVKYADNILKGFATSAAIIISCIGSMFFFNFSLSKEFSIGASLVIAATYLYSKYVPPKPSPIIAPNGKITQT